The DNA region ccaccccgttttaaaattttgagttagggtctcactaagttgcttagggccttgctaaattgctgaggctggcttttaacttgggatcctcctgcctcagcctcctgagccactgggattacaggagtgccccGCCACCCCTGGCCCCCTTCTTTCTTGGCTCAGCCTCCATCCTTTACACTCCTGGTGTTTAATGCTGAAACTCTTGGGCTCTGTCAGAGAAGTCCATTTGCGCATTTCCTCTAGGCTCCACTCCATAGCTGGGGTCTGGGATGGCAGGGTGCCCTCCTCACCTTAGAGAAATGCCCTGGAGGAGGAAGGTAGCTTTACTCACTGTCACAGGTTTCTGGCACCATGCCCCGTGCCTTCTCTGCCCTGTGGGGGTGTGCTCTGTTTTTCTGCTTCTCCTGCCTCCAAACATCTCTGAGACagtgtctctccctctccctctgctctcCTGCCACCCAAGGCTCCGAGGTCTCACTTTTGTctgttcctctcctttccctcaccTTGCCTCTTGGCTTCTCTGTATTCTGCTCTCAGTCACTTCCCTGGTTTCCTCCAGGCTTTGTTACTTTGCCTGAGTtctgctctccctctccctctccctctccctctgtctctctgtctctcatctTGGTTTTTCTGTGATAGACACATTTTGGCAACTCGGCCTGGATGCCTGTTCTTTTCAGTTTGttctccatttctgtttctttttctcattcttccaCTTTCCTCTCTAAATCTCTTTTATTCATGTGTCCTGGCTTCCTCTGCTGTCTTGTCCTTGTACTGGCTGTCCTGTACTGTGTGTTTGCTCTCTCCATACTGTGGCTGTCCTGTTCTTTCCTGTGTGCAGAGCCTTGGCCACAGGACCAGGCAGGCTCCATGTTACACACAGAGGCCacgtgggggaggggaggcacaTACTGCAGTCAGCGATCATTCCAGAGGCCCTTGGGCCTACACCTCTAAAGCTGCATCTCAGGCTTCACTGCCCAGAGTCTGTGACACTGCATCCATAACCCTGTCTCCCCATAACTCACCTGCTGGCCAGTGATCCCTGCCATTCATATCCATTTTTGCCAGTTGGTGACAGCTCTCCTGGCTCATAGGGAGAGTGCAGGCTGCTCTGTGTCCTCAATCCTACAGCCCAGCTGTCTTCCTGCAGGGTTGGGGAAAGAAGCACTGTGAGTGGGAGATCCCCAGGGTGGGCCACCCTGCTAGTCCAACagaccactgtgccctgcttttCTCGGCGAGGGCGAGGTCCGTGAGGGAAGTATGCACCTGAGCATGGTCTGTTGATGATTTGGGTGGCCCCCAGGGTCCTGGTGCTGGCCCTCAGCCTCTGAGATCTGAAGGGCATTGGAGTCACTGCTGAGGTGACACCCATGGTGTGGGGTCAGGCGCTTCAGGTGATCTCGATCTAATACCCAGAAGTAATAAGCATTGAGACTCCTGGTTCTGAGGGTAAGGGCTGGGGGCCTGGATTCCTGAGTTCTCAGGGAACAGGGCCTATAGGTCCCTTGCTCACCTGACTCCTCTTGTGACTTGGGTCCCTTGGGAGGCCTCTGCTTACCTGCACACCTTCCGTCGTCCTCGCCTTGTCTGAGCTGGTCCTAGGCTGAGGTCAAAGTTTCCTGGGGTGGGAGGCGCCTGCTTTTGACTTTgcccagggtggaggagggggccTGGAGCCCATTCAGCTCCCTCTAGGGATGGCCCTAGTAGGACTCGCTGGGAGCACTTGGCTAGAGCCAAATGCCCTGCTTGAATGCACAGGGACTGTGACAGGGACGCCAGAGGGTACTCCTAGGTGCAGGAAGTGACAAATGAAATACTGGgacccttggggctggggatgtggctcaagcggtagcgcgctcgcctggcatgcgtgcagcgcgggttcgatcctaagcaccacatacaaacaaagatgttgtgaccaccgagaactaaaaaataaatattaaaaaagaaaaaaagaaatactgggaCCCTTGCTCTCTCCCACTGCTGGCACGTCACCTTCCTCACTTCTCTTTCTGTCCCAGATCTGGTCCCGGAAACTTCTCCCTGTCCCTTGGCTTCTGTGGGGTCTCAGAGGATGTGCCTCTACCAACTTCAAGGTGAAAGGAGGGACCAGAACAccagggtctgagggaggaggctggggcctGGACTCTTGAGCCTCAGAGAGGGGGACAGGGGCTTGGACCCCTaagtctgagggaggaggggatTGGCAGCTGGATCTGGGCATCTCCAAAGGTCTGCAGCCTGGAGGTGCAGGTGGGTGGCAGTGGTGTAGCACAACAGCCTGGGGAAAGAtgaaactacatttcccagagtCCACTGGGGCAGGCGCTCATGAAGAGAATTATAGCTTTTCAGCTGGACACCTGTGACCAGATTCCTGGACACCTGGGTGTCCCATCTTTTCTCAGGCTGCAGACTTGCAGCTGCAAATAACGAAGGAGCCACGAAAGAAGCCCAGCCCCAGTGACTCCCTGGTGTTTGGGAAGACGTTCACCGACCACATGCTGATGGTGGAATGGAACAGGAAGAAGGGCTGGGGCCAGCCCAGGATCCAGCCCTTCCAGAATCTCACTCTGCACCCAGCCTGCTCTGCCCTCCACTACTCCCTGCAGGTGGCGTGGCCACTGACCTCTGTCCCTGGTCCCGTGTGCATCCCCTCCTTGCTGTGCCCCTTGCCAGCTCCACCTCCCTGGGTTTGCTTTCCACAGGCTTTTTTCCACTCATCACCAGCTTTCCGGGGCCTCCTGCACTTCACACTGGGGTCCTGGTTCCCTCACTCAAAACTGCACCCTGGTTACAACCTGGTGTTACCTAGGCTCCGATGAGGCAGCGGGGGAGGCCAGGGTTTCTCTAGCCTAGCTTGAAGGAAAGTGGGGCCTTTCCTGGCAAAACCTAGGAGGCTTAGGGTGTCAGTGGGGAAGGGGCCAGTCAGTGGGAAAGGGGCCAGTCAATGCAAGGCCCAGACAGGAAGGGCCTGGCATAATAGGGAGGAATTATGGGATTGGAGTGTGTCAGAGGACACTAGGGGTGTTATCAAGGCCACCGGAGGAACTGAGGCACTGGACCTTGTCCAGGGGTGCTGGGAGCCATGGAGCAGCGGAGGTGCAGGCCCAACCTGGGTATAGTAGGACCTCCCTCTTGCTGTATAGACAGGAGTTGAGACTGGAGGCCAGGAGGTCAAGGATGGGTGATGATTCAGGTAGGAGAGGATAAGTAGGCGTGGAGATCTGAACTGGGGCCAGAGCTGTGGGAATTCTCCTATAGCAGCCCTAAGGAGCTTTCCGTTTTTTGCAGCAGCAGCATAGTATTCCATCCTAACAATGTTCTGCATTAGGCAGTCCCCTATTTTGGggcacttgggttgtttccagccTTGTCCTCTTATAAACACAGTTGCAATAAACAATGAAGTGCACCTGTCACTTCCTCTAAGTGCAGGTGTATCTCTCCACTTAATTTCTACAACTATTGGGTGAAAGTGCAGATACAGTCATAATTTTGAAAGGTATTGCCACATTGTCTGCTACCGAAGTTGTATCAGTTTCTACACTCACCAGCCAAGCCTGTTTCCCCAAACCTTAGACAAACCTTGTCCAACTTTTAGATCTTTTCCCGTCTCCCAAGTGGTTTTAAagattctgttatttatttatttttgcagtactggggattgaactcagagacttGCACATGCTAACCATGcagtctaccattgagctataccccaaattccaggtgttttttttttttttaatggaatcaaATATAatcactcttttattttttggctttgtgATTTTTCGAATTTAGAAAGACTGTCCCCAATTTAAGGTAGAAAGCAGTTagcttgtgttttcttctatagcTTTTATGGTTTATTATGcatgttttttttcattcaaaattgcaCTCTCTGGAATTTTGTCTGGTGTGAGgcaggggttcaatttcatttgttCCTCTGTGGGTGTTTGGTTGTCTGTCCCACTGTGAGTCAGCCCCCTCATACACCACTGCTCCCAGTCACAGCTCTGTTTTTtcttacagtgctggggattgaaccctgggggtgctctaccactgagccacaacccagctcttgttactttttattttgagatagggtctcactaagttgccaagtctggcctcaaactttgtaTCTTCCTATCTGAGCCTGGGGTTCCAGGCGCGGGCCACTGcacccccccatccccacccctcttGACCCTTATTAGTTGTATTTCCCCCAAAAATATCCTGCttatttttacttcattcatTTCATATTCATATTAATTAAATCCACAAAACCCAAGCTGTGCCAagtggggtcctggatgccaggGGCTGTGGGGTCTCTGATGAACATGTCCGGTGCCCTAGGGCGCTCTCAGCCTAGGTGGACACTGAACAGGCACCCTACGGAGCCAGGGGCAGTGACCAGGCCCCTGGTGTGCGTGGGGGTGAGGCTACACCATGAAGGGTATGATACTTGCTTTTTCCTGGCTGTGTTTTGccgtctgtttttgtttttactggtgctggggatggaacccgggccttGTACCCGTAGGCGGGCACTCCACGCTGAGCCACCCCAGCCCTCGGAGGTGCCTAGGGCTGAACCCCATGACGTGAGCTGGAGGACATGGGTGAAGGGAGGGAGGACCAAGCCCCTGCAGACCCTGGGAGCAGGAGAAGGCCAAGGTGGCCACCTGTGGGGAGAGTGGGCAGGAGTTAGTCTAGGAGCCTGCAGGTGAGAGGCCAGGTCCAGGACCTCAGAGGCCACGGTGGGGACTTGAGCTTTCTCCTGAGAGTagcatggtgggggtggggatcaactttttttaagctaaaaagaaagtttttatgcGACATTCGAAACACAGAAGTAGGTAACAGGAGGCACATGCTTCATCTGTTAGCTCCTGTTGGCCCAGAACCTTGTCTCCGCTGGACTTACTTCCACTGTCTCCCACTTTGTGATGAGAAGCAAATCCCAGACAGTGGGTTATTCCatccataaatatttcagtatttctcTAAAATACCAGGGCTCTTTCCAAACGTTCACAGGTTTATCATGCCTGAAAAATATGAGCAGTAGTTGGAGGGGCTCCTGTGGGGGTTCTCTCTGGTTCCCTGTGGTCCGCAGTATCCACAGAAGTCCACTGCCACCTTAAGTCTACCtctgtctgtctgcctctccCCACCTCTGACTCCATCTCTGTGTTTGTGTCTTGGTCTGTCAGTCTCTTGCTGTCCCTCTGTCTGTGATGACCCAGGGGCTCTGAGCCTCCACACACCTGTCCCCACAGCTCTTTGAGGGCTTGAAGGCGTACAGAGGCCAGGACCAGCAGGTGCGCCTCTTCCGGCCCTGGCTCAACATGGACCGCATGCTGCGCACAGCCCTGCGCCTCTGCCTGCCGGTGAGCAGCCTGGCCTGCCTGTGGGGGGACGGGGAGGGCCAGAGCTGCGGGCCTCCTGACCCGTGTGGGGCCTGCCCAGAGTTTTGACAAGGTGGAGCTGCTGGAGTGCATCCGTCGGCTCATCGAGGTGGATAAGGCCTGGGTTCCCGGGGGCACCGGCACCAGCCTCTACGTGCGGCCCGTGCTCATAGGTACCGAGGTGAGCCCCCCTCAGGGCTGGGGACTCCTGGGGACCCCTGGGctaggggagggaaaggggctgGGCCTGGACTCCTGGTCTGAGAGAGGAGGCTGAGCGACTCCTGACCCTGAGGCTGCCCCTCTGCTCTCCCAGGACTCGCTGGGTGTCAACAGCGCCAGTCAAGCCCTCCTGTTTGTCATCCTCTGTCCTGTGGGCTCCTACTTTCCTGGAGACTCGGTGACCCCTGTCTCCCTCCTGGCCGACCCGACATTTATCCGGGCCTGGATGGGTGGCGTTGGTGACTACAAGGTGGGAGGGTAAGTAGCCCCTGCACCCCTAGAATGTACCATGCACTGGAGACCAGAGGCCAGGGTGCAGTGCCCGAATTTGGGGGTGTTTCTGGATGTCAGTTTTCTTCACTGTCCTGTTTTACATGTTGGGGCAGCTCTGCCCACGGACTGGGATATGATATCCACTCCGTGTGCGGGGCTCAGGGCTGATGGCAAACGTTGGGACAAGGATGAGAGCATCGCACAGATGGACAGATGAACTCAGAGATGGGAGGGCCTGCATGGAGGTCGGTGGGGAAGCCAGGCTGCTCCCCTGGAGACCTCCGGAGAGGAATCCGCGTCTGGCTCATTGGTCTCTCCTCCGGGATCACTTGTCCTTGCTCACCCATCTAGGCTGTGTTTCCCGAGCCTGGCTCCCATAGTCATGTGGACTTCCTGCGTCATCCTTTCTCCAATAGCCTGGCTCAGCAGGGCAGGGGAGAGTCGCTGGGGCCTCCTGAGTGAGGTGGAGGATGGTCACTGGTCACATCGGACAGAAAGTGACACTGGGGGTTCATTTGAGTTCCTTCAACACACATCTCATGAGGTCTCCTTAGACCAGGCCCTGTGCTGGCTGAAGCTGGGGACACAGATGAGTCAGAGCCAGCCTGTCCTCTGGGGCTTCTGGCTGGTGGAAACTCCAGGGTCCAGAGCCGCATGG from Urocitellus parryii isolate mUroPar1 chromosome 15, mUroPar1.hap1, whole genome shotgun sequence includes:
- the Bcat2 gene encoding branched-chain-amino-acid aminotransferase, mitochondrial isoform X2 gives rise to the protein MAALALGQIWSRKLLPVPWLLWGLRGCASTNFKAADLQLQITKEPRKKPSPSDSLVFGKTFTDHMLMVEWNRKKGWGQPRIQPFQNLTLHPACSALHYSLQLFEGLKAYRGQDQQVRLFRPWLNMDRMLRTALRLCLPSFDKVELLECIRRLIEVDKAWVPGGTGTSLYVRPVLIGTEDSLGVNSASQALLFVILCPVGSYFPGDSVTPVSLLADPTFIRAWMGGVGDYKVGGNYGPTVLLQQEAQKKGCEQVLWLYGPDHQLTEVGTMNIFIYWTHEDGVLELVTPPLDGIILPGVVRQSLLDLAQTWGEFRVVERKITMKELLRALEEGRVREVFGSGTACQVCPVHRILYKDKHLHIPTMENGPELILRFQKELKAIQYGTKAHKWMLPV
- the Bcat2 gene encoding branched-chain-amino-acid aminotransferase, mitochondrial isoform X3 encodes the protein MGAQAFSLSPASLALRFRGGIWSRKLLPVPWLLWGLRGCASTNFKAADLQLQITKEPRKKPSPSDSLVFGKTFTDHMLMVEWNRKKGWGQPRIQPFQNLTLHPACSALHYSLQLFEGLKAYRGQDQQVRLFRPWLNMDRMLRTALRLCLPSFDKVELLECIRRLIEVDKAWVPGGTGTSLYVRPVLIGTEDSLGVNSASQALLFVILCPVGSYFPGDSVTPVSLLADPTFIRAWMGGVGDYKVGGNYGPTVLLQQEAQKKGCEQVLWLYGPDHQLTEGEFRVVERKITMKELLRALEEGRVREVFGSGTACQVCPVHRILYKDKHLHIPTMENGPELILRFQKELKAIQYGTKAHKWMLPV
- the Bcat2 gene encoding branched-chain-amino-acid aminotransferase, mitochondrial isoform X1, with amino-acid sequence MGAQAFSLSPASLALRFRGGIWSRKLLPVPWLLWGLRGCASTNFKAADLQLQITKEPRKKPSPSDSLVFGKTFTDHMLMVEWNRKKGWGQPRIQPFQNLTLHPACSALHYSLQLFEGLKAYRGQDQQVRLFRPWLNMDRMLRTALRLCLPSFDKVELLECIRRLIEVDKAWVPGGTGTSLYVRPVLIGTEDSLGVNSASQALLFVILCPVGSYFPGDSVTPVSLLADPTFIRAWMGGVGDYKVGGNYGPTVLLQQEAQKKGCEQVLWLYGPDHQLTEVGTMNIFIYWTHEDGVLELVTPPLDGIILPGVVRQSLLDLAQTWGEFRVVERKITMKELLRALEEGRVREVFGSGTACQVCPVHRILYKDKHLHIPTMENGPELILRFQKELKAIQYGTKAHKWMLPV